A window of Ranitomeya variabilis isolate aRanVar5 chromosome 2, aRanVar5.hap1, whole genome shotgun sequence contains these coding sequences:
- the LOC143808279 gene encoding microtubule-associated serine/threonine-protein kinase 4-like, giving the protein MAGFILDYLQVQALWRILHNNRPSTVLLPPDGVLSFTHRLVVQLVRNCLTKYQQGHLTSEYVTDLLQNIRTLVQQAEERSQYGDLAFIKELADEVLSVLERPARSLERLETAEGEAKDGQHLIPGPCSDLIPDTTVLADPDSRFFEIPEIQESVGSVIKSLTPTRKPHESDYETTKLIGSGHFGAIYLVHHKDSHQIFALKKMTKRNIDTPKKVKRAYLERDILTFTDCPFVVSMLCSFPTKSHLCMVMEYVGGGDCETLINTMGPLSVPLARLYFAEAVLAVEYLHSYGVVHRDLKPENLLITSSGHIKVTDFGLSKVGIMIPKTNIYKELAEDITREFMDHEMCGTPYYFAPEIILKEGYGRPVDWWSMGIILYEFLVGFLPFDGDSLTELYESVTNGGIIWDCDFAPPPDAQNLITELLRKKPADRLGTGGAFEIKGHPFLSDLDFGNLLSQKPEYIPQFASDVDTSLFINRQDIEEHLASEDEEGDTNEDNKSFEFQNFTSSSERLSKLCTITTRTMNDEDPKSPPQCTPASSTNISEIQKESFCEPDRDDPISSLPFSSSLSETPAEEEVKSAINLSIKEENSENVKKGKKRRGSIFRRILSSCRRGLSRAARLFACCHSCPSVI; this is encoded by the exons ATGGCTGGATTTATTCTAGATTATCTTCAGGTACAAGCACTATGGCGGATTCTTCACAACAATCGCCCTAGCACTGTGCTTCTACCACCCGATGGCGTCCTCAGCTTCACTCACCGGCTGGTGGTGCAGCTAGTAAGGAATTGCCTGACCAAATACCAACAAGGTCATCTTACCTCAGAGTATGTGACTGATTTACTTCAGAACATCAGGACATTAGTACAGCAG GCTGAAGAAAGATCTCAATATGGAGATTTGGCTTTTATTAAAGAACTGGCCGATGAAGTCCTGTCTGTGCTGGAACGTCCGGCTCGCTCATTGGAACGCCTG GAAACAGCAGAAGGCGAGGCCAAAGATGGGCAGCATCTGATCCCGGGGCCGTGCAGCGATCTGATTCCAG ATACAACTGTGCTGGCGGATCCTGACAGTAGATTCTTTGAGATCCCGGAGATCCAAGAATCTGTCGGT AGTGTGATTAAATCATTGACCCCGACAAGAAAGCCGCATGAAAGCGACTATGAAACAACTAAACTGATCGGCAGTGGACATTTTGG GGCTATCTACTTGGTGCACCATAAAGACTCACACCAGATCTTTGCTTTGAAGAAAATGACCAAGCGGAACATAGACACTCCAAAAAAAGTGAAAAGGGCCTATCTGGAGCGGGACATCCTAACATTCACTGATTGTCCCTTTGTGGTCTCCATGCTTTGCTCCTTTCCAACTAAATCTCACTTGTGTATGGTCATGGAGTATGTAGGAG GTGGAGACTGTGAGACCCTTATAAACACCATGGGTCCTCTATCTGTCCCCTTGGCCCGCTTGTACTTTGCAGAAGCGGTCCTTGCTGTAGAATACCTCCACAGTTATGGTGTGGTGCACAGAGACCTGAAGccggaaaa CCTCCTGATTACATCTTCTGGACACATTAAAGTTACCGACTTCGGGCTTTCAAAAGTTGGTATCATGATACCAAAAACCAACATCTACAAGGAATTAGCGGAGGACATCACCAGAGAGTTCATGGACCATGAG ATGTGTGGGACCCCGTATTACTTCGCCCCAGAGATCATCCTGAAAGAAGGATATGGAAGACCCGTTGACTGGTGGTCAATGGGGATCATCTTGTATGAATTTCTCGTGGGATTTCTGCCATTTGATGGAGATTCCCTAACTGAGCTTTATGAAAGTGTTACCAATG GAGGCATAATTTGGGATTGTGATTTCGCTCCTCCCCCCGATGCGCAGAACCTAATTACTGAGCTGCTCAGAAAAAAGCCTGCAGATAGACTTGGGACAG GAGGAGCATTTGAGATCAAAGGCCATCCATTCCTGAGTGACTTAGACTTTGGCAACCTTCTAAGTCAGAAGCCGGAGTACATTCCTCAGTTTGCATCTGACGTGGACACCAGCTTATTTATCA ATCGCCAGGATATAGAAGAACATCTGGCCTCCGAGGATGAGGAAGGGGACACAAATGAGGACAACAAGAGCTTTGAGTTTCAAAATTTTACATCATCTTCTGAAAGGCTTTCTAAA CTCTGTACCATCACTACCAGAACAATGAATGATGAGGATCCCAAGTCCCCTCCACAGTGTACTCCAGCATCCAGCACAAATATATCAGAAAT ACAGAAAGAATCTTTTTGTGAACCTGATAGAGACGATCCTATAAGCAGCTTGCCATTCTCCTCCTCATTGTCAG AAACTCCAGCTGAGGAGGAAGTAAAATCTGCAATAAATCTGAGTATAAAGGAAGAAAACTCAGAAAATGTAAAAAAGGGGAAAAAGAGACGAG GTTCCATCTTCCGCCGGATCCTATCATCCTGCCGGCGCGGATTATCCAGGGCTGCTCGCTTATTTGCATGTTGTCACAGTTGCCCTAGTGTCATCTAA